From a single Candidatus Dependentiae bacterium genomic region:
- a CDS encoding nucleoside monophosphate kinase: MNSKTDVIILIGPPGAGKGSLANLCIKNLGWKQLSTGNLCRKHIAEQTEIGKQIDFAIKSGKLVSDSLMTGVVDEWLSSQIGRVPAVILDGFPRTVAQAKALGEYLKDKESHLKLTVVKLFISHEKVIARLCNRYICSNIECQAIYSLSTGSTLVPQKEMICDTCGNPLTKRKDDEEEAIVERLQIYRKHEQDLLNFYINAQHAVTECNVERSLNEIFEDFKRLMGIGLKAG, encoded by the coding sequence TTGAACTCCAAGACTGATGTTATTATATTAATTGGCCCACCTGGCGCAGGCAAAGGATCACTGGCTAATCTATGTATTAAAAATCTTGGCTGGAAACAATTGTCAACTGGTAATTTGTGCAGAAAGCATATAGCTGAACAGACAGAAATTGGTAAGCAGATAGATTTTGCTATAAAATCTGGTAAACTAGTTTCTGATAGTCTTATGACTGGTGTTGTTGACGAATGGCTTTCAAGTCAAATTGGTCGGGTTCCGGCGGTTATTTTAGATGGCTTTCCAAGAACAGTTGCGCAAGCAAAAGCTCTTGGTGAGTATTTAAAGGATAAAGAAAGCCATTTGAAATTGACCGTTGTAAAACTGTTTATTTCACATGAAAAAGTGATTGCACGTTTGTGCAATCGATATATTTGTTCAAACATTGAGTGTCAGGCTATTTATTCGCTGAGTACTGGATCAACGTTAGTTCCGCAAAAAGAGATGATATGCGATACTTGTGGAAATCCACTTACAAAAAGAAAAGATGATGAAGAAGAAGCAATAGTAGAACGTTTGCAAATATATCGTAAACACGAACAAGATCTTTTAAATTTTTATATTAACGCACAACATGCCGTTACAGAGTGTAATGTTGAGCGGTCTCTTAATGAGATATTTGAGGATTTTAAAAGATTGATGGGAATAGGACTTAAAGCTGGATGA
- the map gene encoding type I methionyl aminopeptidase gives MITLKNKASIAKMEEAGQLLVDIVDTMTFLLQPGTSTLDIDTWIAQELKKRDLTSKTRGYMGYKHSSCVSVNDEVVHGVPSAHSILKDGDLVKVDICASFKGYCADMARSFIIGKPADASIQKLVEATQRALDKGIEKARAGNRLSDISAAIQEEAEMHGFGVVRDFAGHGIGKSMHEDPEVLNYGKPGMGPILRPGMAFALEPMLTVGKYDVYVADDGWTAKTVDKSWASHVEDTVVITEGNPRILTRKITTD, from the coding sequence ATGATTACTTTAAAAAATAAAGCTTCCATTGCCAAAATGGAGGAAGCAGGACAACTTCTAGTTGATATTGTTGATACTATGACTTTTTTGCTGCAACCGGGAACAAGTACTTTAGATATTGACACTTGGATTGCACAAGAATTAAAAAAAAGAGATTTGACATCAAAAACACGTGGCTATATGGGATATAAACATTCCAGCTGTGTCTCTGTTAATGATGAAGTAGTTCATGGAGTTCCATCTGCTCATTCGATTTTAAAGGATGGGGATTTGGTTAAAGTTGACATATGCGCTTCCTTCAAGGGTTACTGTGCTGATATGGCACGTTCATTCATTATTGGAAAACCTGCTGATGCTTCTATTCAAAAATTGGTTGAAGCAACACAGCGAGCTTTAGATAAGGGTATTGAAAAGGCTCGTGCGGGCAATCGCTTATCTGATATTTCAGCTGCGATACAAGAAGAAGCTGAAATGCATGGATTTGGTGTAGTGCGTGATTTTGCAGGACATGGTATTGGGAAATCCATGCACGAGGATCCAGAAGTGTTAAACTATGGAAAACCTGGTATGGGCCCAATATTGCGACCGGGAATGGCATTTGCGTTAGAGCCTATGTTGACTGTGGGTAAGTATGATGTGTATGTTGCCGATGATGGTTGGACGGCCAAAACAGTAGATAAAAGTTGGGCTTCTCATGTGGAAGACACGGTTGTTATCACTGAGGGCAATCCAAGAATTTTAACAAGAAAAATAACCACGGATTAA
- the infA gene encoding translation initiation factor IF-1 → MKQKEDVIKVDGVVKETLPNAMFRVVIEGGHEVLAHVSGKMRMHYIRILPGDKVALELSPYDLTRGRIVLRYKT, encoded by the coding sequence ATGAAACAAAAAGAAGATGTAATAAAAGTTGATGGTGTTGTGAAGGAAACATTGCCGAATGCCATGTTTCGTGTCGTTATTGAAGGTGGGCATGAAGTATTGGCACATGTTTCTGGAAAAATGCGCATGCATTACATCAGAATTTTGCCAGGTGATAAGGTTGCCTTGGAACTTTCACCATATGATTTGACTCGGGGAAGAATTGTATTGCGCTATAAAACATAA
- the rpmJ gene encoding 50S ribosomal protein L36: MKVRTSVKKICKECCIIKRAGVVRVLCKKSARHKQRQG; this comes from the coding sequence ATGAAAGTACGAACATCTGTTAAAAAAATTTGTAAAGAGTGTTGCATTATTAAACGTGCTGGTGTTGTCCGTGTGCTTTGTAAAAAAAGCGCTCGTCATAAACAACGTCAAGGTTAA
- the rpsM gene encoding 30S ribosomal protein S13 produces MARIEGVNLPSNKRIEYGLTYLFGIGLKLSQDVLTKLKISYDKRVRDLSDEEVAAIQKEVSNNYMTEGELRKDIAMNIKRLQEIGSYRGSRHKKGLPARGQRTKTNARTRKGPRKAGGQVALKRKVTKK; encoded by the coding sequence ATGGCTAGAATAGAAGGTGTTAATTTACCATCTAACAAAAGAATTGAATATGGATTGACCTATCTTTTTGGTATAGGTTTAAAGTTATCGCAAGATGTTTTAACAAAACTAAAAATTAGTTATGACAAACGTGTGAGAGACTTATCTGACGAAGAAGTTGCAGCGATTCAAAAAGAAGTTTCTAATAATTATATGACGGAAGGTGAATTGCGTAAAGATATCGCAATGAACATCAAGCGTCTACAAGAAATTGGGTCGTATCGTGGATCACGTCATAAAAAAGGCTTACCTGCACGTGGACAACGTACTAAGACCAATGCTAGAACTCGCAAGGGACCTCGTAAAGCTGGCGGTCAAGTTGCATTGAAGCGTAAAGTAACCAAAAAATAA
- the rpsK gene encoding 30S ribosomal protein S11 produces MAYKKKSKKTKRQVDLAVAHVKSTFNNTLVSITTTGGDVLLQGSSGRLGFKGSRKGTPFAATQIGTGLAKDMVALGIRSVEVNLQGPGSGRDSIVRAFQSSGLNVTVLRDVTPLPHNGTRAPKKRRV; encoded by the coding sequence ATGGCATACAAAAAAAAGTCTAAAAAAACCAAAAGACAGGTTGATTTAGCAGTAGCACACGTGAAGTCTACTTTTAATAACACCCTTGTTTCGATTACTACTACCGGTGGTGATGTTCTTCTTCAAGGTAGCTCTGGTAGATTAGGTTTTAAGGGTTCACGTAAAGGGACACCATTTGCGGCAACGCAAATAGGTACTGGTCTTGCTAAAGATATGGTTGCGCTAGGCATTAGAAGTGTTGAAGTGAACTTGCAAGGACCTGGATCAGGAAGAGATTCAATAGTGCGTGCGTTTCAATCTTCAGGGTTGAATGTTACTGTTTTGCGTGATGTAACCCCGTTGCCTCAC